A single region of the Devosia sp. FJ2-5-3 genome encodes:
- a CDS encoding DUF1501 domain-containing protein yields MAKTPKLTSGERETLIRSGFGSLVLEGAGGVATSPVWSKVAKTQADQNDRILVIVELSGGNDGLNTVIPYEDEAYYNARPNLGIRKDKLLRIDEQFGFQKTMGGFERLYKDGMMGIVHGVGYEQPSFSHFSSMAFWQTGAPNSGEAYGWLGRMADAIDPLGHTTNFLVNIDDSQSLAVRAMNHVPLVFNDPDNFTRHMFHEQQEAIAAIDARGNGSANPSQDFLFDIAASATHSEHLVRAAWNSYSTPIDYGLVKFGLERVAALIAADFPTKVYYVPYRNNAFDTHVYQGDLHARLWSYTSDHISAFVRDIERLGRADDVVVMVFSEFGRRVAENTSLGTDHGTAGPAFIIGKPVTGGQYGAPPSLTDLDEGNLKFTTDYRRIYSTLIQGWMGHDKTSAILRNDFSPLPIFGRTA; encoded by the coding sequence ATGGCCAAGACACCCAAGCTCACGAGTGGCGAACGCGAGACCCTGATCCGGTCCGGCTTCGGCTCTCTCGTTCTCGAAGGCGCCGGTGGCGTCGCCACATCCCCCGTCTGGTCCAAGGTCGCCAAGACCCAGGCCGACCAGAACGACCGCATCCTGGTTATCGTGGAACTGTCCGGGGGCAATGACGGGCTCAACACCGTGATCCCCTACGAGGACGAGGCCTATTACAACGCGCGCCCCAATCTAGGCATCCGCAAGGACAAACTCCTGCGGATCGATGAGCAATTCGGCTTCCAGAAAACCATGGGCGGCTTCGAGCGGCTCTATAAGGACGGCATGATGGGGATCGTTCATGGCGTCGGCTATGAACAGCCCTCCTTCTCCCATTTCTCTTCCATGGCCTTCTGGCAGACCGGCGCGCCCAATAGCGGCGAGGCCTATGGCTGGCTCGGGCGCATGGCCGATGCGATCGACCCGCTCGGCCATACAACCAATTTCCTCGTCAACATCGACGACAGCCAGTCCCTGGCGGTGCGCGCCATGAACCACGTGCCGCTGGTGTTCAACGATCCCGACAATTTCACGCGCCACATGTTCCACGAACAGCAGGAAGCCATTGCTGCCATCGATGCGCGCGGCAATGGCAGCGCCAACCCCTCGCAGGACTTCCTGTTCGACATCGCGGCGAGCGCCACCCATTCCGAACATCTGGTGCGCGCTGCCTGGAATTCATATTCCACGCCCATCGACTACGGCCTCGTCAAATTCGGCCTCGAACGCGTTGCCGCGCTGATCGCTGCCGATTTCCCCACCAAGGTCTACTACGTCCCCTATCGCAACAACGCCTTCGACACCCATGTCTATCAGGGCGATCTGCATGCGCGGCTGTGGTCCTACACCTCGGATCATATCTCGGCCTTCGTGCGCGACATCGAGCGTCTCGGACGGGCCGATGATGTCGTAGTCATGGTGTTCAGCGAATTCGGCCGCCGTGTCGCCGAAAATACCAGCCTGGGCACGGATCACGGCACTGCAGGTCCCGCGTTCATCATCGGCAAGCCGGTCACTGGCGGCCAATATGGCGCGCCGCCGAGCCTCACCGATCTTGACGAGGGCAACCTCAAATTCACCACCGACTATCGCCGCATCTATTCCACCCTGATCCAGGGCTGGATGGGGCACGACAAGACCTCGGCCATTTTGCGCAACGATTTCAGCCCCCTTCCCATCTTCGGCCGCACCGCCTGA
- a CDS encoding ABC transporter substrate-binding protein has translation MMISERGLRRSIFAAVTMAAVAGVGSAALAQQASLGIPDEGYTLEALIEAAKSEPPIVVVDATGKIVKMAENFTAKYGIQATGVKLAAQEQEDVLLREHAANNVQSDVFNMSNLPSVMSRIIPQNAGISWFPPDLASFVPIEYQNPAITSNNPWVWVYNTEVYGETCPISNIWALTDEEWKGRVAIPDPLLRNETMFWFNQIETNADDAVRAAYEAHYGTPLETTEASATAEWVKRLAGNSPNVTRSDTDVGPIVGAPGQTEPFMGFVSAAIFRDARDNNFFMGLCAGVKPWVGQLTPRVAVIATGTDSPNAAKLFVHFMMTEEGMAPQLADGKISTNTKARMPEDEASGVIHYSDQLYVNNSVTTPDDFAKLQDWQDFWTISNR, from the coding sequence ATGATGATCTCTGAACGCGGCCTTCGCCGCTCGATTTTTGCTGCCGTGACGATGGCCGCCGTGGCTGGGGTCGGCAGCGCGGCACTGGCCCAGCAGGCCAGCCTCGGTATCCCGGACGAGGGCTATACCCTCGAGGCGCTGATCGAAGCGGCCAAGTCCGAGCCCCCGATCGTCGTGGTCGACGCGACCGGCAAGATCGTCAAGATGGCCGAGAATTTCACAGCCAAATACGGCATCCAGGCAACCGGTGTTAAGCTTGCGGCCCAGGAGCAGGAAGACGTTCTGCTGCGCGAGCACGCTGCCAACAATGTGCAGTCCGACGTGTTCAACATGAGCAATCTGCCATCGGTCATGTCGCGCATTATTCCGCAGAATGCCGGCATCAGCTGGTTCCCGCCCGATCTCGCCAGCTTTGTCCCGATCGAGTACCAGAACCCCGCCATCACCAGCAATAATCCCTGGGTCTGGGTCTATAATACCGAGGTCTATGGCGAGACCTGCCCGATCAGCAATATCTGGGCCTTGACCGACGAAGAGTGGAAGGGCCGCGTCGCGATCCCCGATCCGCTGCTGCGCAACGAGACCATGTTCTGGTTCAACCAGATCGAGACAAATGCCGATGACGCGGTTCGCGCCGCCTACGAAGCCCATTACGGCACGCCGCTCGAAACCACGGAAGCCAGCGCCACGGCTGAATGGGTGAAGCGCCTGGCGGGCAACAGCCCCAATGTGACGCGCTCGGACACCGATGTCGGCCCGATCGTGGGCGCACCCGGACAGACCGAACCCTTCATGGGTTTTGTCAGCGCCGCCATCTTCCGCGACGCACGCGACAACAACTTCTTCATGGGCCTCTGCGCAGGCGTCAAGCCATGGGTGGGCCAACTGACCCCGCGTGTCGCCGTGATCGCCACGGGGACGGACAGCCCGAACGCGGCCAAGCTCTTCGTGCATTTCATGATGACCGAGGAAGGCATGGCGCCGCAGCTGGCCGACGGCAAGATCTCGACCAACACCAAGGCCCGCATGCCGGAAGACGAAGCTTCAGGCGTCATCCACTACAGCGACCAGCTCTATGTGAACAATTCGGTCACCACGCCTGACGACTTCGCAAAGCTGCAGGACTGGCAGGATTTCTGGACCATCAGCAACCGCTGA
- a CDS encoding glycoside hydrolase family 95-like protein produces the protein MDDWDLSAPEMDHRHVSHLYGLYPSHQITLDQTPDLAAAARRSLELRGDEATGWAIAWRLNLWARLGEGEHAHAVLKLLLSPERSYRNLFDAHSPFQIDGNFGGAAGILEMIVQSREGSIGLLPALPTAWPSGSIRGVWARGGISIDMDWHDSKPTRVELNSTVPVNCVVSWTDKSGSVNLPGNAGLRII, from the coding sequence TTGGACGACTGGGACCTCAGCGCACCGGAAATGGATCACCGCCACGTGTCCCACCTCTATGGCCTTTATCCCAGCCATCAGATCACGCTGGACCAGACGCCGGACCTGGCCGCCGCTGCTCGACGTTCGCTGGAGCTTCGGGGCGATGAAGCAACCGGCTGGGCCATCGCCTGGCGCCTCAATCTTTGGGCGCGGCTCGGTGAAGGCGAACACGCTCACGCGGTACTGAAATTGCTGCTGAGCCCGGAGCGGAGCTATCGCAATTTGTTCGATGCTCACTCACCCTTTCAGATCGACGGCAATTTTGGTGGTGCTGCAGGTATTCTTGAAATGATCGTCCAATCCCGGGAGGGATCCATCGGCCTCCTCCCTGCCCTCCCCACGGCCTGGCCAAGTGGGTCGATACGCGGCGTTTGGGCGCGCGGCGGCATCTCTATCGATATGGACTGGCACGACTCCAAGCCCACGCGCGTCGAACTGAATTCAACCGTGCCCGTAAATTGCGTGGTGTCCTGGACGGACAAATCCGGGTCGGTGAACCTTCCAGGAAATGCAGGGCTTCGGATTATCTGA
- a CDS encoding ABC transporter permease, translated as MSAAPALSAHVIRARRQRSLESGAVFGTQILIGLGLLAGMYALNAVGGNLLMPSPTDVVEESIQMWSDGTMLSGLGQSLTVITLGFLLSASTGIFLGVLLGGFRVLGRVLEPFVNAMNSTPGAAFIPLIIVWFGLYTEAKVVVVWNAAFFPILINTTAGIANANKDLVEMARAFGARRATLFWKVMVPDALPSILSGLRIGAAICTVGTVIAELTMAQSGLGGLLAAAGNRFQMDRYFAVVIVLMALGTAITALLRFAERRLGRWRVSLANGR; from the coding sequence GTGTCCGCAGCTCCCGCACTTTCGGCCCATGTCATTCGGGCCCGTCGGCAGCGCAGCCTCGAAAGCGGTGCGGTTTTCGGCACGCAGATCCTGATCGGACTGGGTTTGCTGGCAGGGATGTATGCCCTCAACGCCGTAGGCGGCAATTTGCTCATGCCGAGCCCCACTGACGTCGTGGAAGAAAGCATCCAGATGTGGTCCGACGGCACGATGCTGTCGGGGCTTGGGCAGTCGCTCACCGTGATCACCCTCGGATTTCTGCTTTCAGCCAGCACCGGCATCTTTCTGGGCGTTCTCCTCGGAGGCTTTCGCGTTCTGGGACGTGTCCTCGAGCCGTTCGTCAACGCCATGAATTCGACGCCCGGAGCCGCCTTTATCCCGCTGATCATCGTCTGGTTCGGTCTCTACACCGAAGCCAAGGTGGTCGTGGTCTGGAACGCGGCCTTCTTCCCGATCCTGATCAATACGACGGCCGGCATCGCCAACGCCAACAAGGACCTCGTTGAAATGGCGCGGGCCTTTGGCGCCCGGCGCGCGACCCTGTTCTGGAAAGTCATGGTGCCGGACGCCCTGCCCTCGATCCTCAGCGGTTTGCGCATCGGGGCGGCGATCTGCACCGTCGGCACGGTGATCGCTGAGCTGACGATGGCACAATCGGGCCTCGGCGGCCTCCTCGCCGCCGCCGGCAATCGCTTCCAGATGGACCGGTATTTCGCGGTGGTCATCGTGCTGATGGCCCTGGGCACGGCTATTACCGCCCTGTTGCGCTTTGCCGAGCGGCGCCTCGGGCGCTGGCGTGTCAGCCTGGCGAACGGGCGGTGA
- a CDS encoding ABC transporter ATP-binding protein codes for MDKTVQPIISLRNVGKSFKEGQIRALQDISFDVNPGEFVSLVGPSGCGKTTLLRLINGLIAADEGEIRVQGVAPEPGPDLAMVFQSARLLPWLTVAANIEFVLKLKGLSGSERPARARALLGAVGLRDFAEAFPHELSGGMQQRVGLARALAVEPKVLLMDEPFAALDAMTREVLRMELLQLWSRRGIAIVFVTHDIDEAVLLSQRVILLRPRPGRIDDIADVSFPEPRWQNDPRTLPAFKQMREHLWGRIHDMVRDGAELEELAGAFGGASLAS; via the coding sequence ATGGACAAGACCGTGCAGCCCATCATCTCTCTCCGCAATGTCGGCAAGTCGTTCAAGGAGGGGCAGATCCGCGCCCTCCAGGACATTTCTTTTGACGTCAATCCGGGAGAATTCGTCAGCCTCGTCGGCCCCAGCGGCTGCGGCAAGACGACTTTGCTCCGCCTCATCAACGGGCTCATCGCGGCTGACGAAGGCGAAATTCGCGTGCAGGGTGTTGCCCCGGAACCGGGGCCCGATCTCGCCATGGTTTTTCAGTCCGCCCGCCTCCTGCCCTGGCTGACGGTGGCGGCGAATATCGAGTTCGTCCTGAAGCTCAAGGGCCTGTCGGGCAGCGAACGTCCTGCTCGTGCCCGAGCACTTCTGGGCGCGGTCGGCCTGCGTGATTTCGCCGAAGCCTTTCCGCATGAATTGTCAGGCGGCATGCAGCAGCGCGTTGGCCTTGCCCGCGCTCTGGCGGTGGAACCCAAGGTGCTCCTCATGGACGAGCCCTTTGCAGCGCTTGATGCGATGACGCGAGAAGTCTTGCGTATGGAGCTGCTCCAACTCTGGTCGCGTCGCGGCATCGCCATCGTGTTTGTCACCCACGACATCGACGAGGCCGTGCTCCTGTCGCAACGCGTGATTTTGCTGCGGCCTCGCCCAGGCCGCATCGACGATATCGCCGATGTCAGCTTTCCCGAGCCGCGCTGGCAGAACGATCCGCGCACCCTGCCCGCGTTCAAACAGATGCGCGAGCATCTGTGGGGCCGCATCCACGACATGGTTCGCGACGGCGCTGAGCTCGAGGAACTTGCGGGTGCTTTCGGTGGAGCGAGCCTTGCGTCCTGA
- a CDS encoding ABC transporter ATP-binding protein, protein MSSVSLRNVEKTYRRGMPSAVQNLTLEIPESEFLCLLGPSGCGKTTTLRMIAGLEHPTAGQILIDGKPVDSVDDGIFLPPERRGMGLVFQNYALWPHLTVQENVEFGLKLRKVEKSQRVAIAARVMDTLGIGRYGARYPSELSGGQQQRVALARMLAINPSVILLDEPLSNLDAKLRLDMRAELKRIHRELGSTFIFVTHDQWEAMTLSTTIAVMSEGLLQQVGTPDDIYERPANRFVAEFVGNLPINIVTMADSDPVTRWMQNYLSGDAQQARSVASVGIRPENIHLAPRGAARPRSAPVTADATLVDVVPTGGNWIVEMVTEQRKVFALTAEPPTLSAGEDVSFWAEPSHLHLFDADGMRRSPAQGGQIF, encoded by the coding sequence ATGTCCAGCGTCAGTTTGCGCAATGTGGAAAAAACCTATCGCCGCGGCATGCCCAGCGCGGTGCAGAACCTGACCCTCGAAATCCCGGAATCGGAATTTCTCTGCCTGCTCGGTCCCTCCGGCTGCGGCAAGACCACCACCCTGCGCATGATCGCCGGGCTGGAACATCCGACCGCCGGCCAGATCCTGATCGATGGCAAGCCCGTAGACTCCGTCGATGACGGTATCTTCCTGCCGCCCGAGCGCCGGGGCATGGGCCTCGTGTTCCAGAACTATGCCCTGTGGCCGCATCTGACCGTGCAGGAGAATGTCGAATTCGGTCTCAAGCTGCGCAAGGTGGAAAAAAGCCAGCGCGTCGCCATTGCGGCCAGGGTGATGGATACGCTGGGCATCGGCCGATATGGCGCTCGCTATCCGTCCGAGCTTTCCGGCGGGCAGCAGCAGCGCGTCGCACTGGCGCGCATGCTCGCCATCAATCCCAGCGTCATCCTGCTGGACGAGCCGCTATCCAATCTCGATGCCAAGCTACGCCTCGACATGCGCGCCGAACTCAAGCGCATCCATCGCGAATTGGGCTCAACCTTCATTTTCGTTACCCACGACCAGTGGGAAGCGATGACGCTTTCGACCACAATCGCAGTGATGAGCGAAGGCCTGCTGCAGCAGGTGGGCACCCCCGACGACATCTATGAGCGACCGGCCAACCGGTTCGTCGCTGAGTTCGTCGGCAATTTGCCCATCAACATCGTCACCATGGCGGATTCGGATCCCGTCACCCGTTGGATGCAAAACTATCTGTCCGGCGACGCCCAACAGGCTCGCTCCGTCGCTTCGGTCGGCATTCGTCCGGAAAACATCCATTTGGCACCGCGAGGGGCGGCGCGTCCGCGCTCGGCGCCGGTCACGGCCGATGCCACGCTGGTCGACGTCGTCCCCACCGGCGGCAACTGGATCGTCGAAATGGTGACCGAGCAGCGCAAGGTGTTTGCGCTGACGGCAGAGCCGCCGACGCTGTCGGCGGGCGAAGATGTCAGCTTCTGGGCCGAGCCATCGCACCTGCACCTGTTCGACGCGGACGGAATGCGCCGGTCGCCTGCCCAGGGCGGGCAAATTTTCTAA
- a CDS encoding ABC transporter substrate-binding protein, whose product MHLTITSLLRGGATLLASATLGLMVSTSAMAQPTDVLELKLALGVADTQFNVTTSSVFQLAEQFGFYEKHGVKVTIVPLDGTPQAVAALNAGAVDIADIAIDAALRLRAENDLPVRGFVAVGRGAAFLIAARSEIETIEDLAGKSYAIADNGSLDHTLTEAVLRSYGMDASAPNFVAIGPPDVRIQALAAGRIDATTVSYGTFQSINNPPGISVLIDPDDFSSRAPALNKFVAALDSTIETKGEAIQRFTNALIDTSRAMKAEPQRWIDAITEGRPELSPESIKATSDLVHKRWCVNGCFSPSELVKSVDFTYENPDFADVTVISADDIVDQRFTTEAIETLGTFTGDTIDVR is encoded by the coding sequence ATGCACCTGACAATCACCTCCCTGCTGCGCGGCGGAGCCACGCTTCTGGCCTCGGCCACGCTTGGCCTCATGGTCTCGACCAGCGCCATGGCACAACCGACCGATGTGCTGGAACTCAAGCTCGCCCTGGGCGTCGCCGACACGCAGTTCAACGTCACCACATCGTCGGTTTTCCAACTGGCCGAGCAGTTCGGCTTTTATGAAAAGCACGGCGTCAAGGTCACCATCGTTCCGCTCGACGGCACGCCCCAGGCGGTCGCGGCGCTCAATGCCGGCGCCGTCGACATCGCCGACATCGCCATTGACGCAGCCCTGCGCCTGCGCGCCGAAAACGACTTGCCCGTTCGCGGCTTCGTCGCCGTCGGCCGCGGCGCGGCCTTTCTGATCGCCGCCCGCTCCGAGATCGAAACCATCGAAGATCTCGCAGGAAAATCCTATGCCATTGCCGATAACGGCAGTCTCGATCACACGCTGACCGAGGCCGTTCTCCGCAGCTATGGCATGGACGCGAGCGCACCCAATTTCGTCGCCATCGGCCCACCGGACGTCCGCATCCAGGCCCTTGCTGCGGGCCGCATCGACGCGACGACCGTCTCCTACGGCACGTTCCAGTCGATCAACAACCCACCCGGCATCAGCGTCCTGATCGATCCCGATGATTTCTCGTCGCGCGCTCCGGCACTCAACAAGTTCGTGGCGGCACTCGACAGCACCATCGAGACCAAGGGCGAGGCCATCCAGCGTTTCACCAATGCGCTGATCGACACCTCGCGCGCCATGAAGGCCGAGCCGCAGCGCTGGATCGACGCCATCACCGAGGGCCGCCCCGAATTGTCACCGGAAAGCATCAAGGCGACGAGCGATCTGGTGCACAAGCGCTGGTGCGTCAACGGCTGCTTCAGCCCCTCCGAACTCGTCAAGAGCGTCGATTTCACCTACGAAAACCCAGATTTCGCTGACGTCACGGTCATCTCGGCCGACGACATCGTCGACCAGCGGTTTACCACCGAGGCAATCGAAACCCTTGGTACGTTTACCGGCGACACCATCGACGTTCGATGA
- a CDS encoding iron ABC transporter permease, with protein sequence MRVFAVTQTNASTLAPTGEAPRKGGIGPFVYALRIATAEPTAMVGLLVLALFAYLIAAPIVVLLSDAVRVHFADQARIGADLGAFTTYYFERAFLSRVAQDIFWFPLLNTGLVAMLAMVVALVVGGAMGWLISRTDLLGRRWFATALIVPYMLPSWTFALAWMTLFSNRTTGGMKSWAEALGWAPPNWLSYGMMPIAIILALHYAPFVILLFGNALRQFDTQLEDSARSLGASPFVVATKIILPLMRPALISALTLIFAKCLGDFGVAYVLGVPVGFDVLATSLFRAISTSQSGMSAVLAGTIIVLGSASVLIDMALLKQAKRFVTIGAKGGKSGTTKLGAWRMPATALAGLVFLVSAFIPLMALFLTTIMRVPADFSLSNFTLDYWIGSNLTTTALRQGILLTGEFWTATWNTIWMVGSAAIGAGLLGLLVGYVVVRSPIRGVGVLLRQITFLPYLVPGIAFAAAYLSMFAVQRGPVPALYGTSAILIIALLADQMPFASRAGISAMMQLGKDSEEAAQVAGAGWWRRMTSIVLPIQRRALTSGILLPFISGIKGLSLVVVLAVPGTDLLTTYAIRLVDYGYSQAANAVVIMICIVAFGGTMLVQKLGKSSLADGIGG encoded by the coding sequence TTGCGAGTTTTTGCCGTGACCCAAACCAATGCATCAACCCTTGCGCCAACCGGCGAGGCGCCACGAAAAGGCGGAATCGGACCATTTGTCTACGCCCTGCGCATTGCCACCGCCGAGCCTACGGCCATGGTCGGGCTGCTGGTTCTGGCCCTGTTTGCCTATCTCATCGCCGCGCCCATCGTCGTGCTGCTCAGTGATGCGGTTCGCGTGCACTTTGCCGACCAGGCGCGCATCGGCGCGGATCTGGGGGCCTTTACCACCTACTATTTCGAGCGCGCTTTCCTGTCGCGCGTCGCACAGGACATTTTCTGGTTCCCGCTGCTCAATACCGGTCTCGTCGCCATGCTCGCGATGGTGGTGGCGCTGGTCGTGGGCGGCGCCATGGGATGGCTGATCAGCCGCACCGATCTGCTCGGCCGCCGCTGGTTCGCCACAGCCCTGATCGTGCCCTATATGTTGCCGTCCTGGACCTTCGCCCTCGCCTGGATGACGCTGTTCAGCAACCGCACCACGGGCGGCATGAAAAGTTGGGCGGAGGCGCTCGGATGGGCGCCGCCCAACTGGCTGTCCTACGGCATGATGCCGATCGCGATTATCCTGGCGCTGCATTACGCACCCTTCGTCATCCTGCTGTTCGGCAATGCGCTGCGCCAGTTCGATACCCAACTCGAAGATTCGGCGCGCTCGCTTGGTGCGAGCCCCTTTGTGGTGGCGACGAAGATCATCCTGCCGTTGATGCGCCCGGCGCTGATCTCGGCGCTGACGCTGATCTTTGCCAAATGTCTGGGGGATTTCGGCGTCGCCTACGTCCTTGGCGTGCCCGTGGGGTTCGACGTGCTCGCAACCTCGCTGTTCCGGGCCATTTCCACCAGTCAGTCCGGTATGTCCGCTGTTCTGGCGGGCACCATCATCGTGCTGGGTTCGGCTTCGGTGCTGATCGACATGGCCTTGCTCAAGCAAGCCAAGCGCTTTGTCACCATCGGCGCGAAGGGCGGCAAGAGCGGCACCACCAAACTCGGGGCATGGCGCATGCCGGCCACCGCACTTGCGGGCCTCGTGTTCCTCGTCAGCGCTTTCATTCCGCTGATGGCGCTCTTCCTCACCACGATCATGCGGGTGCCCGCAGACTTCTCCCTGTCCAATTTCACCCTCGATTACTGGATCGGCTCCAACCTCACCACCACAGCCCTTCGCCAGGGCATTCTGCTCACCGGCGAATTCTGGACGGCGACGTGGAATACGATCTGGATGGTCGGCTCGGCCGCCATCGGCGCAGGCCTGCTGGGACTGCTGGTGGGTTATGTTGTGGTGCGTTCGCCGATACGCGGCGTCGGCGTGCTGCTGCGTCAGATTACCTTCCTGCCGTATCTGGTGCCGGGCATCGCCTTTGCCGCCGCCTATCTCTCGATGTTCGCGGTGCAACGCGGCCCGGTCCCGGCGCTCTACGGTACTTCGGCCATCCTGATCATCGCGCTGCTCGCCGACCAGATGCCCTTCGCCTCGCGCGCCGGCATCTCGGCGATGATGCAGCTGGGCAAGGATTCCGAGGAGGCCGCGCAGGTGGCCGGCGCCGGCTGGTGGCGGCGCATGACCAGCATCGTCCTGCCCATTCAGCGACGCGCCCTGACCTCGGGGATCCTGCTGCCCTTCATCTCCGGCATCAAGGGATTGAGCCTCGTGGTCGTGCTGGCGGTGCCGGGCACGGACCTGCTGACTACCTACGCCATCCGGCTGGTCGATTACGGCTACAGCCAGGCCGCCAACGCGGTCGTCATCATGATCTGCATCGTGGCCTTCGGCGGAACGATGCTCGTGCAGAAACTCGGCAAGAGCAGTCTCGCCGACGGCATCGGAGGATAA
- a CDS encoding DUF1800 domain-containing protein, with the protein MSTGSITIENLSPISVADWTYERAAHLLERAGFGGTPAQIERLAQMSPQEAVASFVDYMHADNSHLPAFEESGFWEPSFKDFPVSRPAATELAERSGEAMGVRVKPSGDRPLQPVTNRFFYWLRATVLETRRLAFWWLDRMVRSNRPLEEKMTLFWHGHFATSEEKLRDYRKMQLQLDTLRKGATGNFGDLLIAVAKDPAMLVFLDAAQNVKGAPNENFGREVMELFTMGVGNYTEDDIREAARAFTGWGNDDLTFVVDPDKHDGGTKRFLGREGNFSGEDILRIILEQKQTATYIASALYRFFVRDQLSPDFAEQLGDLLRDNSYEIAPFLTAIFLSEDFYSEASVGTHIKSPTELLVSTYRKLGLSELPGIPDPHTVCKTLGQVLLYPPTVAGWGEGRSWITPGLLYERANFAREVMFPNIIEFRDPNHNPGGEVRRVNRNIIAGMEITAATLEDDAAPSSTAGIQETFNTRYASLMGYSEALRKLKPLPRAAAQFSLSDIVRDAGARTAAEAVDVLLGQLLRVPLAPPARQALVTTLTEQLGTADLSQAETYLEHPLRSVAHLIMSSPQFQLA; encoded by the coding sequence GTGTCGACTGGATCAATCACAATCGAAAATCTGTCGCCGATCAGCGTCGCTGACTGGACCTATGAGCGTGCGGCGCATCTGCTCGAGCGCGCGGGCTTCGGCGGCACCCCGGCGCAAATCGAGCGTCTGGCGCAAATGTCCCCACAAGAGGCCGTGGCCTCCTTCGTCGACTACATGCACGCGGACAATTCCCATCTCCCGGCCTTCGAGGAATCCGGGTTCTGGGAGCCGTCCTTCAAGGACTTCCCCGTCAGCCGGCCGGCAGCGACCGAACTGGCCGAGCGCAGCGGCGAAGCCATGGGCGTGCGTGTCAAACCGTCCGGCGACCGTCCTCTGCAGCCCGTCACCAACCGATTCTTTTATTGGCTTCGCGCCACTGTCCTGGAAACGCGGCGCCTCGCCTTCTGGTGGCTCGACCGGATGGTGAGAAGCAATCGTCCGCTCGAAGAAAAGATGACGCTTTTCTGGCACGGCCATTTTGCGACCAGCGAAGAAAAGCTTCGCGATTATCGCAAGATGCAGCTCCAGCTTGATACGTTGCGTAAGGGTGCCACCGGCAATTTCGGCGACCTTCTCATTGCCGTCGCCAAGGACCCGGCGATGCTGGTGTTCCTCGACGCGGCGCAAAACGTGAAGGGCGCTCCCAACGAGAATTTCGGCCGCGAGGTCATGGAACTCTTCACCATGGGCGTCGGCAATTACACCGAGGACGACATTCGCGAGGCCGCCCGCGCCTTCACCGGCTGGGGCAATGACGATCTCACTTTCGTCGTCGACCCCGACAAGCACGATGGCGGCACCAAGCGCTTCCTTGGGCGCGAGGGCAACTTCAGCGGAGAGGATATTCTGCGGATCATCCTCGAGCAAAAGCAGACGGCGACCTATATCGCGAGCGCTCTCTATCGCTTCTTCGTCCGCGATCAGCTGAGTCCTGACTTTGCCGAACAGCTCGGCGATCTCCTGCGCGACAATAGCTACGAAATCGCGCCCTTCCTGACGGCGATATTTCTCTCGGAAGATTTTTACAGCGAAGCCTCGGTCGGCACGCACATCAAGTCGCCAACGGAGCTCCTGGTTTCCACCTATCGCAAACTCGGCCTCTCCGAACTTCCGGGCATTCCCGATCCGCACACCGTCTGCAAAACGCTCGGTCAGGTGCTCCTATATCCCCCCACTGTGGCCGGCTGGGGCGAGGGCCGCAGCTGGATCACGCCCGGACTGCTCTATGAGCGGGCTAATTTCGCCCGGGAAGTCATGTTCCCCAATATCATCGAGTTCCGCGATCCCAATCACAATCCGGGCGGCGAAGTGCGGCGGGTCAATCGCAACATCATCGCCGGCATGGAGATCACCGCCGCCACGCTCGAAGATGATGCGGCGCCCAGCAGCACGGCCGGAATCCAGGAAACCTTCAACACCCGTTATGCCAGCCTGATGGGCTATTCCGAGGCGCTGCGCAAACTCAAGCCGCTGCCGCGGGCTGCCGCCCAGTTCAGCCTGTCTGACATTGTCAGAGATGCTGGCGCGCGCACTGCGGCCGAGGCGGTCGACGTGCTGCTCGGCCAGCTCCTGCGCGTTCCGCTGGCGCCACCGGCGCGGCAGGCGCTGGTCACCACCCTCACCGAGCAATTGGGGACCGCCGATCTCAGCCAGGCTGAAACCTATCTGGAGCATCCGCTGCGCTCGGTCGCCCACCTCATCATGAGTTCACCCCAGTTTCAGCTCGCCTGA